A window of Oceanidesulfovibrio indonesiensis genomic DNA:
CGGATGGCGGCCTGGCCTTCGTCGCTGGCGGCGTTGGCGATAGCGAGGATGGCGGCGACGCCGTCAAAGAGCCGGCCGCAACTGGTAGTGACAGGCGCGTTGATCTTTTTTTCGAGCATCTGCGGGAGCATGGAGCTCATGGCGCCGAACTCGTCGAGCCATGGCCATGGTCGCGTTCCGGGCTTGGTGATTCCGAGGGCGTGCAGGCATCTCTGGGCGATGAGCCAGGGTTCCTTAACGGCGACGTCGCCGCCCGGCAGGAGGATGGGCGCGAAATGCGCGACGCGC
This region includes:
- a CDS encoding Kae1-like domain-containing protein; the encoded protein is RVAHFAPILLPGGDVAVKEPWLIAQRCLHALGITKPGTRPWPWLDEFGAMSSMLPQMLEKKINAPVTTSCGRLFDGVAAILAIANAASDEGQAAIRMDGIQNSSETAAYACPMSEDGAMEPLALFITVHDDWEVGVRAGVVNLRFHLGLIK